The Cicer arietinum cultivar CDC Frontier isolate Library 1 chromosome 1, Cicar.CDCFrontier_v2.0, whole genome shotgun sequence genome contains the following window.
AAAATACACATCATCaaaattaagttaattaaattaagcATCCAAAATCAAATTCAGTCCAAGTTCATACACAAAATCAACCCATTCCTTTAGAGTATGATGTAGTACTTTGATTTAATCATGCTTCATATCTTGCATTAATTACATGGTAAATTAAGTTACTTGAAggttttataaaaaagtaaaaggaaaaaaaCCATGCCTCCAATCTTAACTGAAAGTTAGTTAATTTGGGATTTTCGAGacaaatcaaagaaaataaacttcACCCAAAAATTGTGCAAATAAAAACCACCGACAGAATAAGAATTCCTTCAGATCTAAAAGACAAAACTAAATTCCAACAAAATTGGAGAACTCTTCTGAAAAAACATGTAGATCAAGGTTTCGACAGCATATAGAGCATGATTTTCGATCCACAGAATTAGTAAATTGAAGATCAACCCAATTgagaaaaacagaaaacaaaatGACCCAGAAGAGCAAAATCCAAACTTGAAAACCCTTTCACTCTTGAGATCTATAGAGAGAAAATAACAGAaagaaataaagagaaaaagTACCTAAGAAAGAGGTGAGTGAGAAGTTATAGCTTGAACAGATTTGAACCCGCTTTGATATGGTTTATTCTGTTCAAGCGGTGCGAGTCCAAAGAGAAGACTAAGCTATGAATTTATAGGCAAATGAGAAGATTGTGGTAGTTGAAGTAATTTTAATGACTGAAAAGCCCCTAAGAAACAAGATCTGAGTTAgattcattatttgattttatttaattattttcatccaCGTTCATTTTGTCTGCTGGAAACGTGAACGGTTGAGATTTCAATGTGAAGATGAATCTTGATCGTGTAATTGGTAATGAACGATTGAGATTGGATCTGGAGATTGAATCTTAACTGTGTAATTAATCATAGAGGCGTCGGTAGTagttgagataaaaaaaaatcgtgTCATGGACAGCACAACAACTCATTCACAATACTATAACGCGTTTCTGTTGTGGGTCCCATACCTACCTCCAATTCCAACCATGATCCTTGTTGTTGTTAAGTGTTGTTGCAGACTTTTATTACTACCGATTTTGACTCAATTCCACTGTCTCACctattttatgttaattatatAGAAATACTTTCTTTTAACATTCATGTGGGACTTTTTCAAAATGTATAGCGCatactaaatttatttaataaaagagtGAGGATTATAGTGAATATTAAAAGGAGAAGATTAACatttctataattataaataaaaaatttcaaaaaaaaataaatctgatcttttctttattttttatttttataaatgttaattaatCTAATCTAACATACTCTTTTATTGATGAttcatttgtaaataaaatttaatttaaataaatgactttttttttaattttcaaagtgttataaattattttcttcaaatgtCTAATTAATAATGCATCAACCACTACCAATttactaattttaatatattaatattaattgtaaatatattaataattaataaaaatattttaataaatattttattttatcttttatttatatatattttaatttatgtaaaataatcaaataaatcactAAGTTTAGATAAAGTGACTCAACTAGTAGTTTTTCATACAATTAATCTAACtttgtttattaaaaaagagtatttatttatttaaattggtaGAAATTACAATAATCGAAAACAATACAATTAAAGTTCCTAACAAAATGAATGTGCGACAAGTCTCATAAAATGACATGTCTACAAATGTGACAAAGCCTACAAATATGACAAACTTGAAATGTTCTCAATACTCATTTCTATAGAGTTGTAATGTTGATGACAATTGAGTCATTGATTGAATCtgcaataaattaaaattggtatttcaatttgaacaaaatgaaCATTACTACAAGATCgaaaatcaaaatattgtaTCAAGTCAACAAATGAAAACAACACCAAAAGCACAAAAATAGATAGAAAAAGATTAAATATACGTGAAAttcacttatttaaaaaaaaaaaaacaatatagaTAAGTTATTTTAGATCTAATATTGATCATAAACTATCTCTTATAGTTTCTTCGGTTTATGACTAATCTTAGTTCCATAATTTTAGAGTGGCTACTATTGCCATATTAAGAATATAgctctaaaattgttttccacATTGAAGTAAAATAACAATATAGTTTCTAAGTAAACTGTTTTATCTTGAGAATGTTATGATTAATAGTTTACTTGTTAATTTTGATCacgtattaaaaataataatttagtctGCGACTCAAGTAATATCTTCATTggctaaaattatttttaaaacggTTTTTGgaaactcaaaaataacaatcttttttactcaatttattttttagttaagctattaatttataaaatattacgaCTGGTTTTAATATGAGGTGGCCGAACCCTTTTCTCCTACTCTCATAGCAGCAGCAGCCCCCAACCTTTCTCTCCTTCTTNNNNNNNNNNNNNNGAGTGATTTAAGACAATTTTTTAGCATAATATCATTCATCTAACTTATTTTCTTAtccttttaattaaataagtgtttttcatatatatttagtttttttttttccgtctTTTTGTAGTGTTTAATTTTTGTCTCATAGTAGCATTTGATCTTTcgttttgttgtggtgttctctTGAATCAAACGGATAGATTAATTCGATCAAATGCAAATTCAAATTGAATAAATGATTTTAgcttttttaatattataactcCAGAGACATATATAATTTGGAGActtcaattttatcatatttataaattttcttacaatttatcaaaatattaccACCATTCAACtcttaaaggaaaaaaaattcagttCTTAAACTCTTCAAAGAAACTGAGTCAAAAGAAAAACTCTcaaagaaaactaaataaatgtaactcttaaagaaaaatttaatgcGAACAAAACTACAAAACTGCATTTTGAtgacaacttatttttttagttaagttattaatttataaactattacGACCGTTCAACTATTAAAGAAAACTAAGTAAATATAACTCTTTATGGAAATTTTAATGCTAACAAAACTGTAAAACTGCATTTTGATGCGTAATCGGAGATTTAaggaaaattataattatagaaaatttaaaaggGGTAATTattctataatatatatatataacaacaaaaatcctaaaataaTTTTGGTATTATCTTCTTCCTTCTCTATTCTTTATTGTTgctagttataattttttttttttgtttatttatttagttagtcTTTgggtttttgaattttgagtcAACTCACCTTTGTTGATGTCATTTGGTTGCAagtattatttatatcaataacATTGCTTATAGCTTATAATAAGTTATAAGATTTGTGTTAGTAATACTCATTTATTATCTTATAACTTATTGCATTTTCTATAAGctattttaaatactttataagtttataatttatcattttttttccattttactcttattaatgtaattaaaattattttttatcttttataattataatttaaaataaataaattagtaaataatttgaaataaatattttaaaatttaaataaatatttaaacaatttaaatattttaattaataatatttgaatttaaaataatttttaaaaaattatttattataatttaaaataaataaagtagatatataaataaaatatatattagattaataaataatttatttgttataattttaaattatttataaattatttacaatttaaataattaatattttagagtaaataatttcaaatattttatttattataatttaaaataaataaatttgctAAATAGACAAAAACAATattagattattaaaaaaactaaaagttaaattactaattttaaaatactttaagtattaattgatataaaattatttttaattaagaatgtccttttctttaatttagtttaattgcTAGTTTTACCAAACAATTTAGTTAGTTTAGCAACTATCAGTTATAAGTTATAATTCATAAGCTATAGTTTAGCAACTATCAATTATAAGTTATAATTCATAAGCTATAGAATCTCTTTGGTAAAATTAACTTATAGCAGTTAGCCTATTGCTTATAGGTTATAAATGTTAAGCTAATTGAATTGTTAGATAAAATTAACGGTTCAATTagcttaaaatataaaaaaatattcttaattaattttttttatcaattaatgcttaaaatattttaaaagtagtaatttaaaagctattattttattattttaaattttatcaatatatatatacatttatttatctattgtatttattttaaattattatattttttactttagaatattaattatttcaaaatttaaattatttattgtatttattattccttaaaattattttaaattatataaattattttaaatttaaataaataaattataaaggataaaaaagatttttgttacaataataaagataaaattgtaaGAAGAAAACGATAAGTTATAAGctataaattcataaactaattGAATTAACTTATCAAAATATGCTATAAGCTCATAAATGATTGTTAGCAAACAGAGTTTATAGTTTTTCTTGATCTAACCAAAGATAGCCATAAACTATCAGCTAACTTATCAACTAACAACTAATTTTTACAAAGTATAACCCTTATTTTGGTGCTTAGTAAACACTCAACCTATCTAATCTAATACCACTAAAGATTTACTAAATAATATCTTCAATAACTACACATTAtctttaatattaaaaagttgACACACAATAACTCACTATAAGATAACAAAGAGTGCTTGGAGAGGTATTTGTTAGATTAATGATCTACTAGTGTGATCTATCTAACTAATAGGTCGACTTTAAATAAAACATGGTCTTATGTGAGGGTTATTTGACGTAATGGTAATTAAAGACAATAGTATCTTCACTATCAATAgataaaagaaaggaaaaaagaaaataggaTAGAACAATTTTCAATCAAGAACACTAAGAGAAAATCTACATCATGGATCCaagtatattttattaatctctttataaaaattcatgGTATAGTAGAAGTCGTAATATAAAGATCAATGTTGCAAAGATCATTGAATATTAATCTATGAAAAGATCACTGGAAAGCTGCAAAGAAGGTTCTTACGTACTTACAAGAGACCAAAGGTTACATGCTCACGTATAGAAGGTCTGACCACTTGAGATTGGTTGGCTACTCGAACTCAGACTTTGTAGGATGTGTGGATTAAAGAAAATCAACATTTGATTATGTTTTTCTTCTAACTTGAGGAGCAACATCATGGAAGAGTGGAAAACAATATGTAATTGCTACTTCTACTATGGATATGCAAAATTGGTGGCATGCTTTGAGGCCACAATTCAAGTATTGTGGTTGTAGAAATTTACCTTAGGGCTTGGTATTGTCAACAGTATAGTTAGGCCGCTAAGAATTTACTATGATAATTCTACCGTTGTCTATTTCTCTAAAAATGATAAGTACTCAAATGGTGATAAACACATGGATTTGAAGtatttgtcaataaaaaaagaagtgTAGAAACAAAAAGTGTCATTTGAGCATATTCATATAGATTCAACATAACAGATCTTTAACCAAATATTTGCCGCCCAAAAAATCTATTTGCCATGTTGAAAGGATGGCCATTATGAATAAATCCttgttaaaattataatatgatctatgtatatacatatatggTTTAATGTTCACATTGTACGAAACTTGAGTTCAATTAAagttatgtttttgtttatttcttACTATCCACATTATATGATATACATTATTGTTTAGGTGTGATGATATGAAGTGTCTTTGGAAAATCATATAAGACACAAATTTTTGTGTCCTTTAAATTATTTGGATTGAATTGATTTGTGATACATGAAACAAATCAAGTTGATAGATAATTTGTAACCGTCATGATCTTATCATTTGGTCCAATTAAAGATGATGACttgataattttaaagtatGGTGCACACCCATGATTTAATGTTAAATCTTCATGTTGTCACATGAACCAAGTAAAATATTGttagattattttaataatctattAGTGTGGTCTTTGTAACTAATAGATtgactttaaataaaatatggttTAATGTAATTGTTGTTTAAACTAATAGTAATTAAAGTCAATGGAAGTTTTATtgtgaaattcaaaataaattcaaatccCTCTCTTCCGCCTTTGAATGGAATGTTACATTGTTACtactataaaaaaaacacaccaaaaagagaaaaaaaaaactacttgtTCATATTTTTCTCATAATATAGTATCTTCACCatcaaaaaatataagaaaggaaaaggaagagAGGGAAAGAacaatttttaatcaaaaattcTACTTGAAAATCTGCATCATGAAtcctaatatattttattacttttatataAGAATTTATAGTACAGCGAGAGtcataatatcaaaaaaaaaaaaaaaacatggaataaatttttcaaacagTATTATGCCTAATTGGTGCCcactttttttcttccaattggGGTACCCAATTGGTACTACTTGGGTCATTTGGCATTCTACAAACTTGCAATAGTTTCATAATAGAATTTCCCTTCAATATACAAATAGTCTTATTATTCACATTGTGCGGACAAATTTGTCAATAATGTTGTTCCTTTGTCTGTTATTTTTTTGTGGGTTTGATCCCCATCTGTACTTTTTTTATCGTTCATTTAAAAAGTTTTCAGGAAACTCTTGATTTGTTGGAGTAAATTATAATGATACTttttaactttcaatttttgtataaaaatatttttactgcTTCTTACACTGTCACATCATATTACTTAGACATTTACTTATCAACATAGAGCGTGTACTGTCGCTATATTCCCATCATTTATTTGTTGCTAACTATTAATAATGAGTCtcacatttttataaaaaaacaataaatcttatttaaaaacatttatGGGGACAAAAAGTGTTAGGTGGAAAACCAAATTCCCATAGAGGAAAGtattaataaaagaataatttgtTGGAACTCCTCTTTAGTGGTTAAGTACTACATAGTAAGTAGCTAGTAGGTGCTGGCTTTTccaaatagttattttttatgtatactAGTAATAACAAGCTAATAGCAAAAGTTAAAAGTTAAAGTCAATAGAAGTGATACACTAAGAGTAAGAAACTAGTATATATGATGCAAGTATACAACAAACATAATGATTATTCCATGGCAAAGTCATAATttgaaaacaatattttttggtaattttttttcacaaaatcttTTCGGTAATCATACTACGTATACTTTTCagacaaaaataaatcattatatgaaagtttataatttttatccaTTCTACTCACGCTAACATTAAATATGTGTactgataaatatttaaaatatttgatttattatgtGACACATAGAATTTAATAATGATTTGAGGGATTATTTCTGGTTATGTAATATAAGGGATCGCTATGCTAAAAACTTTtaggaaaatatattttattggatCTTGGCCCCTCCTTACACAACATCCTAGATTTATCTATATATTGGATGACTGCTTTTAAGAATTAATTTGCCCGATATATATAAATCTTCCAAGATATAACAAATTCTTCTCTAATACAGAGGTAATAGAACAACTTGAatttaatcaaaacaaaaaatgcaaCTTAAGAATTCGTTTATTgtgaaagagagaaaataatttttgggtATTGGCTGTGATTATACCTATTGTTTTTTGTACGTGCGTGGAAAATTAAGTATCAGATCACGGACGGGCATTTGGCCATTTGCTACATAGGTGTGTGTGAGAATTCAATCAAATTGAGTGACACCAACTTAAAATATTCACATTGATAGGTTTGAACCCATATAAAAAATGTGATCATTTGACTCAGCATAATAATAAGGACGTTAAAAAGATGGGATATCAACCATATTTTCCACGCCTtaatattcttatttattttattttatttataaaaaaatgcacaaaacaaaaaaaaattataaaattaatagtaCATTTTGAGACACGTAAGCTCtagatatattattaaaaagaaatttttggaacttttttaaagaaatttctataatacataaatttaCAATCTTTAATTTGTGTATTGTAGAGATTCCTcttaaaaaacttcaaaaatttaaaGCTTGTATGTCTCCTAATGTTCAATCGgctttgaaatttttattgagTTTTACCTTTTTTATATATACCAATAAAATAAGGACGTTTAGCATTTTGTCAAGCAAGAAATTGGAATACAGGGTCAAATAGAAAATACGTCAGAAAGATGAGGAAATCAAACatttactattttgtttttggtgacttttaaaatataaaataactctaaaaatataatactagacaagatcattttggtgtacttttttaagaaatattttagTGTTATTTAACCTTATAATTTTAAGAGATAAAATGTAAAACACATCATCATGTGTCTAGAATACGATAATAAATTcatacattttaataaaatatgcaATAAACTTTAAACATCATAAGTATTATTACTTTAATgacttgaaactatacaaaatacataatttgCAAGTCCTTTTCAGGGTACCAAGTAGATTAAAATTACAACATTAGCAAATATTAAGGACTAAGGATTATCCCTTGATACATAGGAATTATACATCATCTTAATTCAAAATACATTCTAAAAATAAAGTCATCCTCCGATACTGGAATTCAGTAGTCAGTTCGTCTTATCTGCTGTagtatttaagaaaatagaggGTGACATAATAATCTAAGTGAGCTCTTAAAAAGGGAATGGGcaatttgaaatagttttttcaaaaataacaaaaacttaTCATTAATATGAAATGCTTTATTAACCATATgccaaatatttaaaatttgttctttcctttaagtaaaaatatgtattctctttcttttcttgatTTAGAAAAGCTTTCTGATCttcatttcctttttaattaagGAAAAACTTACTGATATTTATTTCCTTTATAAGGAAAAGCTTGGCAAttacattttcttttataagGAAAAACTCTCCAATTATCCAGATGTGGGTAGTCTAGGTGATTGGAGTCTCTTGAAAAGTTGGTCTGACCACGACCCCAATTGGCGTTCCAATTGTTTTACCTTTATCCATTGTTCCTGGCCTGAAACAAAACTGGAATGCCCCACCGTAATATGCATGTCATTATCTTATTTATGAAATGCAACGTATTTTTGCATCATGTATGCAATGTATATCTCAATCACCAATTGAATAAAtgatattagttttatttagcATTACAATTCTAAAATCAAAACATAAGTCTATAGCTTGCATAAATCATCAGAATTCATTATAACTTGAGGTAATATAATCAGGCGCATCCTCAAATCAGAGGCACGGTGTCAAGGCATACTTTATTCAAAGACAACGTGATCAAGGACGGTAAAATCAGGAACAACATGACCAAAGTCAAAGGATACGTGATCAAAAGCAGAGTCAAATGATACGTGATCAGAGACAAAGTCAGAGGATCCTTGATGAGAGGTAGGGTCAGATGATATATGACTAGAGATAAAGTCAGAAGAAGACTTGGACCAGATGTAGCTCGATCAGAGGAAAACTTGGACTAAAGGCAACTCAAATAGAGGAAGACTTGGATTAGAGGCAGTTTGATCACAAGATAGCTTGGGTCAGAGGCAGCTCAGTTAGAGGAAAGCTTGGACCAGAGTTAGCTCGGTTAAAGGAAAGCTTGGACCAAAGGAAACTCGGTTAGAAGAATACTTAGACCAGAGACCACTCGGTCAGAGGAAACAAAATCAGAGACATCTAGAGGGAACATAATAAGAGGCAACCAAAGAAAATAGAATCATAGGCAACCAGAGGAAATAGAATCATATGCAATTAGAGGAAAATAGAATCTGAAGCAACCAAAGGAAACATAATCAGAGGCAACCAGATGAAACAAAATCATAGGCAACCAGAGGAAAACAAAATCAGAGGCAATCACATGAAACATAATCAAAGGCTAAGACAGAGCAGAATCAGGAAAACGCATTAGAGGCAAAATTGATCAAAAACAGTAAAACACATCGAAGAGGATTGAGGGAAAACACATTAATTCAACAATTCGCACATCATAGTTAAACTCCCATTTCTTAAATATTTAACACATCATAATCATCACACTAACATTGCATAATggatgattttaaaaaagtgaaatgtagtttttaatgttaacaatgaaaagaggaagaaagaggaagaagagaaacaaccactctagggtttcataacatataatgatccaaaactaaagttaatagggttacaatgagtatatatataaaagaatagaattgtctaaaatacccttactactaatatataataatattatctaacatctcccctcaaactcacgatgcattaacatggagcatcgagagtttgtcaactaaaaaacgaaaacgtttatggaatgcatctttgtgaacaaatcagcaatctgtaaagaagacgagacaaacggtagagtaatggtttcatgctgaagatgatgacgagttttgatcttgtatacccaacgagacccaatagcacgtttttcaggaggaagaggtactaattcccaagtattggttttgGGCAATGCatatagttcttctgccatagtctgctgccaaagaggatcaagaacataCTCTTTATTGGAAGAAGGCTCATACAAagttgacgagaggggtaacgaggaggatcaacaatcgcaggaggtggttggacagccggggggacaagaaggatgtcaccaaagaagaagcaacaatcaaagagaagaaccaagccaacaaaaaatcaaaccaaaaaaGGAGCGAtcaaaaaaaggagcaacaaccatatcaaaatcaacagataggaacaaccaaagaagtagcaccacgaaaccaaatccaaacaaaccaaggagcaacaaccatatcaaaatcaacagataggaacaaccaaagcactagcaccacgaaacaaccatatcaaaatcaacagataggaacaaccaaagaagtagcaccacgaaaccaaatccaaacaaaccaaaccaaatagaaccaaacaaaactaaatcatatcaaaccaaactaaacaaagagagaagcaacaaagcaaatcactagagagattagcaatcaaacagaagaagcaacagacagagcgacaacacagaagatcaaattttcagcctcatccaagtatccaacccttcctagaaggtcaatcatacaaccataatgctcaatctgaggcacaattccaaatctctccatttctttgaagcatcttcttccttcctctaccaaaccacaatggttgcaagcagataacacactagtcattgttatctcattcggttTAAATCCTTCCTGTAACATTGCTGcgaatacttctaacgcttccttcgcacaaccattgacaccagacgatgtatctttttcattcatctcctcaaaaagtaatttagcttttccaatttccccatattttgcatacatatcaaccaaagcATTACACACttgaacatcttcatcaagtcGGTTCCTTTGCACAAACCCATGAATCCAAACACCCAAATCCAAAGAACTCAAATCAGCAACAGCAGGAAGAACACTCACAACCGTCACTTTATTCATTTCCACATCCAAACTTCCCCTCATTTCCCAAAACAACTTCAACGCATTGTGCGGTCGTCTATTCTCACAATATCCCCTAATCATCGCATTCCAACTAAGCACATTCTTGACAAGcatacaatcaaacataaacctagccgccacaacatcaccatcctcacaataaccatgaaccatactagtccaagaaataacattcttatccttcatcttatcaaacaaatccctcgccaaatccatacaccccattttcacatacccatcaatcataacattagaagcaGCAATATCTCTATCAGGAAGAACATCGAAAAGCTTCCTAGCCTCACTCATATCCCCACACCTAGCATACCCAACAATAACAGCAGTCCAAGAAACCAAACTTCTCAcagacatttcatcaaacaccttccTAGCACTACCCAGAAAACCAAACTTCACGTACATATCAACCAAAGAAgtcccaacatacaaattaacacaaaacccatttttcaaaacaacacaatgaaccTCCAAACCTTCTCTCAAAGCCATACAAATAATGATAGGAAAATacaacaaacacaatcactgagacaaaataaattagggataacctggtgctgtgcgagcacgatttctccccctaAAACCGTCGTTTTACCGATCCGAcagttgaagacgaagacctgaatgttgcgaacctgctgtccaaaaatcagccaaatccaacggttaacgaatgcgcaattgatgtttttgtgagactgatttaacaaaatcgggaacagggttactcttctcttttctcttttggtggttgccttttctatcaaaataatctctctcttctctacggtagaaCCCAAAATCAGgatgataattctcaatcatctcttGATCAACCAAAATCCATCAAtaaccatgcaaataataatgattctcaaagtaaactttaccaccccattgttctttttagctcggttggttagagcgtcaaaccctaatgggttgtggaaaggtttatagaacccttatttttttttattttttttttcgcaGTGAACAGTACCACGCGATGAACAGTGCTACGACTGATCTActgaaaataaacgaaaagctacaaagaaGGGGTAAACCAGAATTGGGACACGGTTTACCGAAAAAATCTCActgaatattggaatgttagaaaagagaaactataattatattccctaattgttgggaactcgacagcggaatagaggcgggatcgttcaaggaggatcgaaataggctctagataccatgttaacaatgaaaagaggaagaaagaggaagaagagaaacaaccactctagggtttcataacatataatgatccaaaactaaagttaatagggt
Protein-coding sequences here:
- the LOC101504545 gene encoding pentatricopeptide repeat-containing protein At2g44880-like, yielding MALREGLEVHCVVLKNGFCVNLYVGTSLVDMYVKFGFLGSARKVFDEMSVRSLVSWTAVIVGYARCGDMSEARKLFDVLPDRDIAASNVMIDGYVKMGCMDLARDLFDKMKDKNVISWTSMVHGYCEDGDVVAARFMFDCMLVKNVLSWNAMIRGYCENRRPHNALKLFWEMRGSLDVEMNKVTVVSVLPAVADLSSLDLGVWIHGFVQRNRLDEDVQVCNALVDMYAKYGEIGKAKLLFEEMNEKDTSSGVNGCAKEALEVFAAMLQEGFKPNEITMTSVLSACNHCGLVEEGRRCFKEMERFGIVPQIEHYGCMIDLLGRVGYLDEAENLIFCVVALSVASSV